A single region of the Metarhizium brunneum chromosome 6, complete sequence genome encodes:
- the itt1 gene encoding E3 ubiquitin-protein ligase itt1 produces the protein MDNAGDDDDPRLMELETLEAIYPEIRHVLSSPGPSQEGEPRFTFELELPVQPAKPVTVLFPAASSGVAQAERPAPASASTPAALAVEPVDSLLVSHLPPLSLKITLPDGYPSDKPPAVTISTTPQWLPDATLRVLEDDGPRLWEEAGRDMIAYTYIDHLHREAENVFGAINTGFTLEVDPDHKLAVLDYDINAKKAAFEKETFECGICLDPKKGSKCHKMMDCGHIFCLQCLQDFYTDAIKEGNLSTVRCLTPNCAKDRAISSSSPSSSSTMAKGKSKTAISPSELLQIGLPEDMVKRYVTLKYKTELEADKDTIYCPRQWCNGAARSKRHKKPEGLEFAESSGDESPDTITEDDAAHEVDEKASTKNKSKAKKFDPADLLSVCEDCGFAFCSRCLQTWHGEFVRCTPKRNKDELTEEEKASLEYLQLHTSPCPTCNAPAQKTHGCNHMICSRCDTHFCYLCSAWLDPANPYKHYNTQPDGKVTSCYMRLWELEAGDGGDVGLGYIGGRELGRVPVGGEDLAEIIPEIEEPESEDDSESDNEETLELNPPVAVAREAPLVLRLMDNQPRREPAPQPPPPPARAARGGRGQANRPQGRGGAHQYVVPAGGPHRRGQPAPRAARGHRHRAGRGNARHQNPQEAGAPNANAGALDPAQEAWVRRFVQMALMDVEDQVEGGDSDSDDGNWQIE, from the exons ATGGATAATGCgggggacgacgacgatcctCGGCTGATGGAGCTCGAGACCTTGGAGGCGATATACCCTGAGATACGCCATGTACTCTCCTCGCCAGGACCGTCGCAAGAGGGCGAACCGCGATTCACGTTTGAGCTGGAACTCCCGGTACAGCCAGCAAAGCCAGTCACTGTTCTCTTCCCAGCGGCGTCGTCTGGCGTAGCACAAGCCGAGCGCCCAGCCCCCGCATCTGCGTCGACTCCTGCAGCCCTAGCTGTAGAACCAGTCGACTCACTTCTTGTCTCTCATTTGCCTCCTCTGTCGCTGAAGATTACCCTCCCAGATGGGTATCCCTCGGACAAGCCACCTGCTGTGACGATTTCCACCACACCGCAGTGGCTTCCGGACGCGACGCTGCGTGTCTTAGAGGACGATGGACCACGGTTGTGGGAGGAGGCAGGGAGGGATATGATCGCGTATACATACATTGACCATTTGCATAGGGAGGCAGAGAATGTTTTTGGAGCGATTAATACTGGATTTACGCTGGAGGTCGATCCCGATCATAAGCTTGCCGTGTTGGACTATGACATCAATGCCAAGAAAGCGGCTTTTGAGAAAGAGACGTTTGAATGTGGGATATGTTTGG ACCCCAAAAAGGGCTCCAAATGCCACAAAATGATGGACTGCGGCCATATCTTCTGCCTCCAATGCCTGCAAGACTTCTAcaccgacgccatcaaggaagGAAATCTCTCCACAGTCCGCTGTCTGACACCAAATTGTGCTAAGGATCGTGCAatatcctcctcctccccctcctcctccagcaccatggcaaaggGAAAATCCAAAACCGCCATCAGCCCCAGCGAACTCCTCCAGATCGGCCTCCCTGAAGACATGGTCAAGCGCTACGTAACCCTCAAGTACAAGACGGAGCTCGAAGCAGACAAGGACACAATCTACTGCCCTCGCCAATGGTGCAACGGGGCCGCTCGTTCGAAACGGCACAAAAAACCAGAAGGCCTCGAATTTGCTGAATCCTCGGGTGACGAATCTCCAGACACAATCACTGAGGACGACGCCGCCCATGAGGTTGACGAAAAGGCAAGCACGAAGAACAAGAGCAAAGCCAAGAAATTCGATCCTGCAGATTTGCTGTCCGTCTGTGAAGATTGCGGTTTCGCTTTCTGCAGCAGGTGCCTGCAGACGTGGCATGGAGAGTTTGTGCGATGCACACCGAAACGCAACAAGGACGAGCTGactgaggaggagaaggcaTCTCTGGAATATCTACAACTACATACGAGTCCTTGTCCTACGTGCAATGCGCCAGCGCAAAAGACCCATGGATGCAATCACATGATTTGCTCGCGGTGCGATACTCATTTCTGCTACTTGTGTTCGGCATGGCTGGATCCCGCCAACCCGTATAAGCACTATAATACGCAGCCTGATGGTAAAGTGACTTCTTGCTACATGCGTCTTTGGGAGTTGGAAGCCGGCGATGGAGGTGACGTCGGGCTGGGCTATATCGGTGGACGGGAGCTGGGACGGGTACCTGTTGGTGGCGAGGATCTCGCGGAAATCATTCCCGAGATTGAAGAGCCCGAGTCTGAGGATGACAGCGAATCCGACAACGAAGAAACCCTAGAGTTGAATCCCCCGGTTGCGGTTGCCAGAGAGGCGCCCCTGGTCCTTCGCCTCATGGACAACCAGCCTCGTCGAGAACCAGCTCCTCAACCGCCTCCCCCTCCCGCCCGAGCAGCCAGAGGAGGGCGCGGCCAGGCAAACCGCCCCCAAGGTCGAGGGGGAGCACACCAATACGTCGTTCCCGCAGGCGGGCCCCATCGTCGCGGTCAGCCAGCACCACGAGCAGCCCGAGGCCATCGTCACCGAGCAGGTCGCGGTAACGCAAGGCATCAAAACCCTCAGGAGGCCGGTGCACCCAACGCAAATGCAGGCGCGCTCGACCCAGCTCAAGAAGCTTGGGTCCGCCGCTTTGTCCAAATGGCCCTCATGGACGTCGAAGACCAAGTCGAGGGTGGAGATTCCGATTCTGACGATGGAAACTGGCAGATCGAGTGA
- the vib-1_1 gene encoding Transcription factor vib-1 produces the protein MTTAAYPAATMTELRGEPAHSSLWSNYGASSHLPTRLGSMDSSIHGHSQPHLSARPRGELDQPYSYNRYSQDEPASYDRQNSYSSLKRSFSQTEPPAYQEIVHDMRDDGSRLTVNQDHKLLSFRRSQDKSTIVDQQGRVQQLELSAQLHGMFFLSEMPASSSDGSVLQPELTCYRRNLFQISGSLVMPRGQLSVVTESNETLSVSNMEVAVSAIESVDGNPVRLIVIPWKTPPPNSPEISQGPDQEPSPLPLIPFQEDGNDNDGDFAVYPIGWRRLQFRIATANNGRRKELQQHFVLHLKVHGTLSDNSKVVLSESITAPIVVRGRSPRNFQARKEIPLLGSSAGSRGQALVETGLGVVASAINLKQDGKPRSMDMQVPRSAFTFSPPKPHNPSINPMRSNSYPSWNSQVPSSMAPDSYSKLPLSGSSGFATETQELPLQTSIGSSVPLPLATADQPQPGIRSQYNYTTTSTPQLPGSTVTLGGDSGFSMPRYVDSNPRPSKSPRHQGHQSVHSNGSIHNTEGPDYRYNAFRGISNGVGDVSPGGSAAPSRDYYPPAHTWTTTAAESSSSLSYAGNDGRSYSGVPPLKHEPAPYSNSARGSFDTMNNYSWTAA, from the exons ATGACTACGGCAGCATACCCAGCAGCTACCATGACCGAGCTCCGAGGAGAACCTGCTCATTCAAGTCTATGGTCAAATTATGGCGCCTCTTCACACTTGCCTACCCGCCTTGGAAGCATGGACTCTTCTATCCATGGGCACTCGCAACCACATCTCTCGGCTCGACCCCGAGGCGAGTTGGACCAGCCCTACTCGTATAACCGATATTCCCAGGATGAGCCCGCCTCTTACGACCGTCAAAACTCTTATTCTAGTCTGAAACGGTCCTTCTCCCAAACCGAGCCACCAGCCTACCAGGAAATAGTTCATGATATGAGGGACGATGGCTCGCGACTCACCGTGAATCAGGACCACAAGTTGCTTTCCTTCCGACGCTCGCAAGACAAGTCCACCATTGTCGATCAACAGGGCCGTGTACAGCAACTTGAACTGTCTGCTCAGCTCCATGGCATGTTCTTTCTATCCGAGATGCCTGCGAGCAGCAGTGATGGCTCTGTATTGCAGCCTGAGCTGACTTGCTACCGTCGAAACCTGTTCCAGATCAGTGGTTCGCTGGTCATGCCACGAGGACAGCTCTCTGTGGTTACCGAGTCCAACGAAACGCTCTCCGTCAGTAACATGGAAGTAGCTGTGTCTGCCATCGAGTCTGTAGATGGCAATCCTGTACGACTCATCGTGATTCCCTGGAAGACTCCTCCACCCAACTCTCCCGAAATCAGCCAAGGCCCGGACCAGGAGCCGTCTCCGTTGCCTCTGATTCCATTCCAGGAGGATGGAAACGACAACGATGGAGACTTTGCCGTCTATCCCATCGGCTGGCGTCGACTTCAGTTCAGGAT cgccacggccaacaatggccgTCGAAAGGAGCTACAACAACACTTTGTATTGCACCTCAAGGTCCATGGCACGCTCTCTGACAACTCCAAGGTTGTATTGTCAGAGTCCATCACCGCTCCGATTGTGGTCCGTGGCCGCAGCCCACGCAATTTCCAGGCCCGCAAGGAAATTCCTCTTCTTGGCTCGAGCGCCGGATCGCGAGGTCAGGCGCTGGTGGAGACAGGATTGGGTGTTGTCGCCAGCGCTATTAATCTCAAACAAGACGGGAAGCCTAGGAGTATGGATATGCAAGTCCCCAGATCGGCGTTTACGTTTAGCCCCCCGAAACCTCACAACCCAAGCATCAATCCCATGAGATCCAA CTCATACCCTTCTTGGAACTCCCAGGTCCCCTCATCAATGGCACCTGATTCGTATTCAAAGCTGCCACTCTCCGGATCCTCGGGATTTGCTACAGAGACACAAGAGTTACCGTTACAAACTTCGATTGGATCTTCGGTGCCGTTGCCACTGGCGACTGCAGATCAACCCCAGCCTGGTATACGATCTCAGTATAATTATACCACGACGTCGACCCCACAACTCCCTGGTAGCACGGTTACTTTGGGAGGAGACAGTGGTTTCAGCATGCCACGATACGTTGACAGCAATCCGAGGCCTTCCAAGAGCCCCCGgcaccaaggccaccagTCTGTTCATAGCAATGGATCCATCCACAATACGGAAGGCCCAGACTATCGATACAATGCTTTCCGTGGTATTTCAAACGGCGTAGGTGATGTCTCGCCAGGTGGCAGCGCAGCCCCGTCAAGAGATTACTACCCTCCCGCTCATACATGGACAACTACGGCTGCAGAGTCTAGTTCGAGCCTCTCTTATGCCGGCAATGATGGCAGATCTTATTCAGGAGTGCCTCCACTGAAACACGAACCTGCGCCCTACAGCAACAGCGCTCGTGGCTCATTCGATACAATGAACAACTACTCGTGGACAGCTGCTTAG
- the Strip1 gene encoding Striatin-interacting protein 1 codes for MWPTPRSVPEETSEPPRPTDDVADTGEVAEGGMRAEQLNKPPVPVPPSRPGLQRNAMPSGFAAAAAAAGPGQAKLKQQPQQPQGPAPTDSLSLLQLRRIVAEVNRAEPVAYDFVYSDMGPHAEEIDEWFVYQFWQWVRLNAAQKAFEWHWNNDSDGQHSWDDADHDTRAKFIQAAIAGVQSNDAALRSASIGKIVYLVLGRWGDTAMPNAPVGGSRSIASIPQLQAIKAGVECLASLEGLPVIWEALRNCFELHWSGDIHQQASPQEAQDELMNLMTIMYIAIQETLNDPDDMSSSYKALLELNPSLVDFMLTATSKLRWDEQNFMPLTQIFLLFWKTILLVFGGTRDLAKVKEALSEIREGMNKETITASPLDYHVFRQEITSKYPAYVPPQPLIPLEDETTSILPPIPNHPARNNGSNGIIATPAQLQAGGASILNQPVHIATPAPSPPPSPGVGGKAGKKQNYQTNQNFPFMYPPLDATSNSAGGKGMAGIDNSIVSRRWEGSDIPASILEAGELFSTRVRMTRATRQMWEERERFLKFERGWTENDEDEDEIEDLDLNELTLEEREVLKEIKAEEKTTRHVHVPEPEVDYGPHPENLSERDKQRLIAVERFYKESLPHLQSLVIVLLRPILVNVTAIVAQQASQMPNGMAGRGNNPGMNGGPVGPRPPEIPGQIAAQEEPEPSLEEVDAARTREITSKAMTGILVLLLKWLRISHVLKFEYFTQLLLDSNYVPLVLKLFAHQDVQQVVDSKMDRVENSFFQFCNLRSKLKDKADSDLEIEDEEEREDAEGENKTGQQMQPDSEDDSEDDAVPPPIKRRRSPARDLDPEEEDEGEASDDQASTRPEVDELGYPVNPLPEEPITDFSRRNFFSLINYLRVLQKICKNKSHRNLLLVQYKSSTILRKSLRVPQPELRLYTLKLFKNQVPYCGRKWRQSNMRVITAVYLHCRPELRDEWLAGSDVDAEVDSALPLEQALRSLTHWLNVRRYPDKIAADIRTAMREEQDFFTRELEKIDVGWGDEAEAGGELDHVEGWA; via the exons ATGTGGCCGACTCCCAGATCCGTTCCCGAGGAGACCTCTGAGCCCCCGAGGCCGACAGACGATGTAGCAGACACGGGAGAAGTTGCTGAAGGCGGAATGAGGGCCGAACAACTGAATAAACCCCCTGTACCCGTGCCGCCGTCAAGACCAGGCCTGCAGCGAAATGCAATGCCTTCTGGTtttgcagcggcagcagcagcagcaggaccaggccaggccaagctgaaacagcagcctcagcagcctcagGGCCCGGCACCTACGGACTCTCTCTCActgctccagctccgccgCATTGTCGCCGAAGTGAATCGCGCCGAGCCTGTTGCCTACGACTTTGTCTACTCAGACATGGGACCGCATgccgaggagattgacgaATGGTTCGTGTACCAATTCTGGCAGTGGGTTCGCTTGAATGCTGCTCAGAAGGCATTCGAGTGGCACTGGAACAATGATTCTGACGGCCAGCATTCGTGGGACGATGCGGATCACGACACACGGGCCAAGTTTATACAGGCCGCCATTGCGGGAGTGCAGTCCAATGACGCGGCGTTGCGGTCTGCGTCAATAGGCAAGATTGTATATCTTGTTTTGGGCCGTTGGGGAGACACGGCTATGCCGAATGCACCGGTTGGAGGCAGCCGGTCGATTGCTAGTATACCCCAGCtgcaggccatcaaggccggcGTGGAGTGTTTGGCATCGTTGGAAGGATTGCCGGTGATTTGGGAGGCGCTGAGAAACTGTTTCGAGTTGCATTG GTCTGGAGACATCCACCAACAGGCAAGCCCGCAGGAGGCACAGGACGAGTTGATGAATCTGATGACCATTATGTATATTGCTATTCAGGAAACGCTGAACGACCCCGACGATATGTCTTCGTCGTACAAGGCATTGT TGGAATTGAATCCGTCTTTGGTGGATTTTATGTTGACGGCTACTTCTAAACTGCGATGGGATGAGCAGAATTTCATGCCGCTTACACAG ATATTCCTCTTGTTCTGGAAAACCATCTTACTAGTATTTGGCGGCACGCGAGATCTAgcaaaggtcaaggaggcCCTGAGTGAGATAAGAGAGGGCATGAATAAGGAAACAATCACAGCCTCGCCTCTGGACTACCATGTGTTCCGACAAGAGATCACATCCAAGTATCCAGCATATGTCCCTCCGCAGCCTCTAATACCCCTAGAAGACGAAACCACATCGATCCTACCACCCATTCCGAACCACCCAGCACGAAACAATGGCTCAAATGGAATTATTGCAACCCCCGCACAGCTGCAAGCCGGTGGTGCCTCCATTTTAAACCAGCCAGTTCACATCGCCACACCTGCACCATCCCCCCCGCCTTCACCCGGAGTCGGTGGAAAAGCAGGCAAGAAACAGAATTACCAAACAAATCAAAACTTCCCCTTCATGTACCCACCCCTAGATGCCACTAGTAACAGCGCTGGCGGAAAGGGCATGGCTGGCATTGACAACTCAATCGTGAGTCGGCGATGGGAAGGAAGCGATATTCCCGCTTCGATTCTTGAGGCTGGCGAACTCTTCTCCACCAGGGTGCGGATGACGCGCGCAACACGGCAAATGTGGGAAGAGCGAGAACGCTTCCTCAAATTTGAGCGCGGATGGACGGAgaatgacgaggatgaggatgagatTGAGGATCTCGACCTCAATGAGTTGACGTTGGAGGAGAGAGAAGTGCTCAAGGAGATAAAGGCCGAGGAAAAGACAACAAGACATGTACACGTTCCGGAGCCCGAGGTGGATTACGGACCACACCCGGAGAACCTGTCAGAAAGAGATAAGCAACGATTAATAGCGGTGGAGAGATTCTAC AAAGAATCGTTGCCTCATTTGCAGTCACTCGTTATTGTCCTATTACGGCCAATCCTGGTCAACGTCACCGCCATTGTAGCGCAGCAAGCTAGCCAGATGCCCAATGGTATGGCGGGTAGAGGTAATAACCCAGGAATGAATGGCGGCCCGGTTGGACCAAGGCCGCCAGAGATTCCGGGACAGATTGCCGCACAGGAAGAGCCCGAGCCCTCACTCGAGGAAGTCGACGCCGCCAGGACGAGAGAAATCACGTCCAAGGCCATGACTGGGATTCTTGTGCTACTTCTCAAATGGCTGAGGATATCTC ACGTTCTCAAGTTTGAGTATTTCACGCAACTACTTTTGGACTCCAATTACGTCCCACTGGTGTTGAAGCTTTTTGCCCATCAGGATGTTCAGCAGGTAGTGGACAGCAAAATGGATCGAGTAGAGAACAG CTTCTTCCAGTTCTGTAATCTGCgctccaagctcaaggacaaggccgacAGTGACTTGGAAattgaggacgaggaagaaagagaagacgccgagggcgagaaCAAAACAGGGCAGCAGATGCAACCCGACTCCGAAGATGACAGTGAAGACGACGCTGTGCCCCCACCCATCAAACGCAGACGATCCCCGGCTAGGGATCTTGATCccgaagaggaagacgaaggTGAGGCCAGCGACGATCAGGCCTCAACGCGACCTGAAGTCGACGAACTCGGGTACCCCGTCAACCCTCTGCCGGAAGAACCCATCACGGATTTTTCTCGCCGcaacttcttctccctcATCAACTACCTCCGCGTCCTCCAAAAGATTTGCAAAAACAAATCCCACCgcaacctcctcctcgtACAGTACAAATCCTCCACCATCCTGCGCAAGTCCCTGCGGGTTCCGCAGCCCGAGCTGCGGCTATACACGCTCAAACTCTTCAAGAACCAGGTCCCCTACTGCGGACGCAAATGGCGCCAGTCAAACATGCGTGTCATAACGGCCGTGTATCTGCACTGTCGCCCCGAGTTGCGGGACGAGTGGCTCGCCGGGAGCGATGTGGACGCCGAGGTGGATTCGGCGCTGCCGCTGGAGCAGGCCCTCAGGAGCCTGACGCACTGGCTGAATGTGCGGCGGTATCCTGATAAGATTGCGGCGGATATACGGACGGCAATGCGGGAGGAGCAGGACTTTTTCACCAGGGAGTTGGAGAAGATTGACGTAGGGTGGGGGGATGAGGCAGAAGCCGGCGGCGAGCTGGATCATGTGGAGGGGTGGGCTTGA